From Providencia sp. R33, a single genomic window includes:
- a CDS encoding YggT family protein, with protein MQTLVFVVTTLIQLYIFVLLLRVWMQCVRADFYNPFSKFVVKATQPIVAPLRRVIPAIRSIDTASVVVAFVLAIAAIIFGMWATNLLPILGVTILPMGIILLLTYAGKLIFWMILIRAILSWVSQGRNPVDYLLYQLTEPLMAPIRRIIPAMGGLDFSAMIVMFILIALNYLRVDISLMIDPSLTAMMYSIGIM; from the coding sequence ATGCAGACTTTAGTATTTGTCGTTACCACCTTGATCCAGCTCTATATTTTTGTGTTGTTGCTCCGCGTTTGGATGCAGTGCGTTCGTGCGGATTTCTATAACCCATTTTCCAAGTTTGTCGTCAAAGCTACACAGCCTATCGTTGCTCCTCTGCGCCGCGTGATCCCTGCGATTCGCTCAATCGATACTGCATCGGTTGTTGTTGCCTTTGTTTTAGCCATTGCAGCGATTATTTTTGGCATGTGGGCAACTAACTTACTGCCTATTTTAGGCGTGACTATTCTTCCAATGGGGATCATTTTACTTCTGACGTACGCAGGTAAGTTAATTTTCTGGATGATTTTGATACGTGCAATATTGAGTTGGGTAAGCCAAGGCCGTAACCCTGTTGATTATTTATTATACCAATTAACTGAACCGCTAATGGCGCCAATTCGACGTATTATCCCAGCGATGGGTGGGCTAGATTTCTCCGCAATGATTGTGATGTTTATCTTAATCGCCCTGAATTATTTGCGTGTGGATATTTCCCTGATGATTGACCCATCATTAACTGCGATGATGTATTCCATTGGTATTATGTAA
- the proC gene encoding pyrroline-5-carboxylate reductase translates to MQHRKIAFIGAGNMAHAIIAGLVGHGYPASMITVCSPTPVRRDKIAAQYGIISSDDNLAAIKHADVIVLAVKPQMMKEVCEPLQNATDFDNKLVLTIAAGIPAERYNDYFAHQLNLVRIMPNTPSLVGKGVSGLFAQTKVTEQDKQFAQELMQSVGSTIWCQKEQEINNIIAITGSSPAYFFLFMEAMQQKAEQLGYDAEQARELVLNAIEGSVELAKSQHDTAFSTLREQVTSKGGTTAMALEQFYNENLPQTVANAMQSAINRAEEMEKLF, encoded by the coding sequence ATGCAACACCGTAAAATTGCCTTCATCGGTGCCGGAAATATGGCTCATGCTATCATCGCAGGACTGGTTGGCCACGGTTACCCAGCCTCGATGATCACCGTTTGTTCTCCAACGCCAGTACGCCGTGATAAAATTGCAGCTCAATATGGCATTATTAGCAGTGATGATAACCTTGCCGCTATTAAACACGCCGATGTCATTGTATTAGCAGTAAAACCACAAATGATGAAAGAAGTTTGCGAGCCACTGCAAAACGCCACTGATTTTGATAACAAACTGGTGTTAACCATTGCAGCCGGTATCCCCGCTGAGCGCTATAACGATTATTTTGCACATCAACTGAATTTAGTGCGCATCATGCCAAATACCCCATCTTTGGTTGGTAAAGGCGTGAGTGGCTTATTTGCACAAACCAAGGTGACTGAGCAAGACAAACAATTTGCGCAAGAATTAATGCAAAGTGTCGGCTCGACGATTTGGTGCCAAAAAGAGCAAGAAATCAATAACATCATTGCAATTACTGGTAGCTCTCCTGCTTATTTCTTCCTGTTTATGGAAGCTATGCAGCAAAAAGCTGAGCAACTTGGTTATGATGCAGAACAAGCGCGTGAATTAGTGCTTAATGCCATTGAAGGTTCTGTTGAACTGGCAAAATCCCAGCACGACACGGCTTTTTCAACCTTACGTGAACAAGTCACCTCTAAAGGCGGTACCACCGCGATGGCTTTAGAGCAATTTTACAATGAAAACCTTCCGCAAACTGTTGCTAACGCGATGCAAAGCGCCATCAACAGAGCAGAAGAAATGGAAAAACTTTTTTAA
- a CDS encoding YggS family pyridoxal phosphate-dependent enzyme, whose product MTIQNNISDVTARIQTAAEECHRSPQDITLLAVSKTKPCEAILEAIEAGQRQFGENYVQEGVEKIQYFADRTDLVWHFIGPLQSNKSRLVAEYFDWFHTLDRAKIAQRLNDQRPSDKAPLNVLIQINISDENSKSGITLNDVAELAAQVAAMPNLVLRGLMTIPAPETDYDRQCEAFRQMDNAFKQLQATYPTVDTLSMGMTDDMRAAIHCGSTLVRIGTAIFGARQYHQ is encoded by the coding sequence ATGACCATTCAAAATAATATCTCTGATGTTACCGCACGTATCCAAACTGCTGCCGAAGAATGTCATCGTTCACCCCAAGACATTACGCTGCTGGCAGTCAGTAAAACTAAGCCTTGTGAGGCTATTTTAGAGGCCATTGAAGCAGGCCAGCGCCAATTTGGTGAAAATTACGTCCAAGAAGGCGTTGAAAAAATTCAATATTTCGCAGATAGAACTGACCTTGTTTGGCATTTTATCGGCCCACTGCAATCGAATAAAAGCCGTTTAGTCGCTGAATATTTTGATTGGTTCCACACGCTCGACAGAGCCAAAATTGCTCAGCGCCTGAATGACCAACGCCCTAGCGATAAAGCACCATTAAACGTGCTAATTCAAATAAACATTAGCGATGAAAACAGCAAATCTGGTATTACATTAAACGATGTCGCAGAGCTTGCCGCCCAAGTTGCGGCAATGCCAAACCTTGTATTACGGGGTTTAATGACGATCCCCGCCCCTGAAACAGACTATGACCGTCAATGCGAAGCATTTCGTCAAATGGACAACGCATTTAAACAACTACAAGCGACTTACCCAACCGTCGATACCCTATCGATGGGAATGACTGACGATATGCGTGCAGCTATTCACTGCGGCTCAACCCTTGTGCGTATAGGAACCGCGATTTTTGGCGCTCGTCAATATCATCAATAA
- the ruvX gene encoding Holliday junction resolvase RuvX, whose translation MSGRTLLAFDFGTKSIGVAIGQEITGTARPLTSLKASDGRPDWQQIEKLLKEWLPQLVIVGLPLNMDGTEQLVTSQARNFANRIHGRFGVKVELHDERLSTVEAKAGLFEQGGYRALSKGKVDSASAVVILESWFEQHS comes from the coding sequence ATGTCAGGAAGAACACTATTAGCCTTTGATTTCGGGACAAAAAGTATCGGTGTTGCAATTGGACAAGAAATCACTGGCACGGCTCGCCCATTAACGTCACTCAAAGCGAGTGATGGCCGCCCTGATTGGCAACAAATCGAAAAGTTACTTAAAGAATGGCTTCCTCAGTTGGTTATTGTCGGCCTTCCGCTTAATATGGATGGCACGGAGCAACTGGTCACCAGCCAAGCGCGTAATTTTGCCAATCGTATTCATGGCCGTTTTGGTGTCAAAGTCGAGTTGCATGATGAACGACTTTCCACTGTTGAAGCAAAAGCAGGCTTATTTGAGCAAGGTGGTTACCGCGCATTAAGCAAAGGAAAAGTGGATTCAGCCTCCGCAGTGGTGATCCTTGAAAGCTGGTTTGAGCAACATAGTTAA
- a CDS encoding YqgE/AlgH family protein, producing the protein MNLQNHFLIAMPSLTDPYFEQSVVYVCEHNEKGAMGLVINKPIDDFSVDTMLKKLEITISDKVNKRNLQRPVIAGGPVAEEHGFILHTPIGGFLSSLHLNDEVMVTTSKDILETLGSDQSPENSLVTLGYSSWEPGQLEREIMENSWLTVEATPKLIFDTPINERWAAAANLLGVNIHTISMQAGHA; encoded by the coding sequence TTGAATCTACAAAACCATTTTCTTATCGCTATGCCATCCCTTACAGATCCTTATTTTGAGCAATCTGTGGTGTATGTGTGTGAGCACAACGAAAAAGGCGCAATGGGTTTAGTCATTAATAAACCCATTGATGATTTTTCAGTCGATACTATGTTGAAAAAGCTCGAAATTACGATATCGGATAAAGTGAATAAACGAAATTTGCAACGACCTGTCATTGCAGGTGGTCCTGTCGCAGAAGAGCATGGTTTTATCTTACATACACCAATTGGTGGCTTCCTTTCGAGCCTGCATCTTAATGATGAGGTCATGGTGACTACATCGAAAGATATTTTAGAAACCCTTGGTAGCGATCAATCACCAGAAAACTCTTTAGTAACCTTAGGTTACTCCAGTTGGGAGCCAGGGCAACTAGAACGGGAAATCATGGAAAATAGCTGGTTGACGGTTGAAGCCACCCCTAAACTCATTTTTGATACACCTATTAACGAACGTTGGGCTGCCGCCGCAAATTTACTCGGGGTAAATATTCATACGATTTCCATGCAAGCGGGGCATGCATAA
- the gshB gene encoding glutathione synthase — MIKLGIVMDPISSIKIKKDTSFAMMLEAQRRGYEIHYMEMNDLYLHQGEARAQTKIVTVEENPAKWYEFHGEQDIALGSLDAILMRKDPPFDTEFIYATYILERAEQAGSLIVNKPQSLRDCNEKLFTAWFPELTPDTLVTRSPQKLREFHQKHGDVIFKPLDGMGGASIFRLKQDDPNVGVIIETLTEHSSRYCMAQNFLPAIKEGDKRVLVVDGEPVPYCLARIPAQGETRGNLAAGGRGEARPLTESDWAIARAVAPTLKEKGLVFVGLDIIGDRLTEINVTSPTCAREIEAAFDISITGMLMDAIERRLKK, encoded by the coding sequence ATGATCAAGCTCGGTATAGTGATGGATCCTATTTCATCCATCAAAATCAAGAAAGACACCAGTTTTGCAATGATGTTGGAAGCTCAGCGTCGTGGTTATGAAATCCATTATATGGAAATGAATGACCTTTATTTGCACCAAGGTGAAGCTCGCGCACAGACTAAAATTGTTACCGTCGAAGAAAACCCAGCAAAATGGTATGAATTCCATGGGGAGCAAGATATTGCCCTCGGTTCCCTTGATGCGATTTTAATGCGTAAAGACCCGCCGTTCGATACCGAGTTTATTTATGCAACGTATATCCTAGAACGCGCTGAACAAGCGGGTTCATTGATTGTGAATAAACCGCAAAGCCTGCGTGACTGTAATGAGAAATTATTCACCGCTTGGTTCCCAGAATTAACACCAGACACGTTAGTGACCCGCAGCCCGCAAAAATTAAGAGAGTTTCACCAAAAACATGGGGATGTTATTTTTAAACCCCTTGATGGGATGGGCGGTGCATCGATTTTCCGTTTGAAACAAGATGACCCTAACGTAGGCGTAATTATCGAAACACTGACAGAGCACAGCTCCCGTTATTGTATGGCGCAAAACTTTTTGCCAGCCATTAAAGAGGGAGATAAACGTGTGCTCGTTGTTGATGGTGAACCTGTACCGTATTGTTTAGCGCGTATCCCTGCACAAGGCGAAACTCGGGGTAACTTAGCGGCGGGTGGTCGTGGTGAAGCACGCCCTTTAACAGAAAGTGATTGGGCAATTGCACGTGCCGTTGCGCCAACGTTGAAAGAAAAAGGCTTAGTTTTTGTTGGGTTAGATATTATTGGTGATCGCCTGACTGAAATTAACGTCACCAGCCCGACCTGTGCTCGTGAAATCGAAGCAGCTTTTGATATTTCGATTACGGGTATGTTGATGGATGCCATTGAGCGTCGCTTGAAAAAATAA
- the rsmE gene encoding 16S rRNA (uracil(1498)-N(3))-methyltransferase, with protein sequence MRIPRIYHPEPIQTNTTIPLGDDAANHVGRVLRMTTGQKLELFDGSNQTFNAEITEASKKHVLVYIESGCLDDRESPLDLHLGQVMSRGEKMEFTIQKSVELGVNTITPLISERCGVRLDGERLEKKLQQWQKIAIAACEQCGRNRIPEIRPVQSLEAWCAEDDGALKVNLHPRATESINTLPTELKKVRLLIGPEGGLSADEIAMTANYQFTDILLGPRVLRTETTALTAITALQVRLGDLG encoded by the coding sequence ATGCGCATTCCACGCATTTATCACCCTGAGCCCATACAAACCAATACAACCATTCCGCTTGGTGATGATGCCGCAAACCATGTGGGCAGAGTTCTTCGCATGACGACAGGCCAAAAGCTTGAGTTGTTTGATGGTAGCAACCAAACGTTTAATGCAGAGATTACTGAAGCCTCAAAAAAGCATGTTCTGGTCTACATTGAAAGTGGCTGCCTTGATGATAGAGAATCCCCTCTCGATCTTCATTTGGGGCAAGTTATGTCCCGTGGGGAAAAAATGGAATTCACCATTCAAAAATCCGTTGAATTGGGCGTAAATACTATTACCCCTTTAATTTCAGAACGTTGCGGTGTGCGTTTAGATGGTGAGCGACTTGAAAAAAAATTACAGCAATGGCAAAAAATTGCGATTGCTGCTTGTGAGCAATGTGGTCGAAACCGCATCCCCGAAATTCGCCCTGTACAAAGCCTTGAAGCTTGGTGTGCAGAGGATGACGGAGCACTTAAAGTCAATCTTCACCCAAGAGCGACAGAAAGCATTAACACCCTGCCGACTGAATTGAAAAAAGTAAGACTGTTGATTGGCCCTGAAGGTGGGCTTTCAGCGGATGAAATTGCCATGACAGCAAATTATCAATTTACCGATATACTGTTAGGCCCTAGAGTACTTAGAACAGAAACGACTGCGCTAACCGCTATCACTGCACTGCAAGTGCGCTTAGGTGATCTGGGTTAA
- a CDS encoding prepilin peptidase yields MIFYSFSHLIVILFAFVFLNFTFLLFIIDYKTGYLPDVLTFPFLFMGVLYQVSSPAGNVVSAIYAIAIAYISILALTVVIEKVKKQPQMGRGDFKLIAGCAAWLGVMNLPYFLGSAAGLGLLHYSVSYWVLPKFNVVSGKSYLNSGNSMNVGSPTIPFGPAILMSASIWLYLSLISL; encoded by the coding sequence GTGATTTTTTACTCTTTTAGCCATTTGATTGTTATCTTATTTGCATTTGTATTTTTAAATTTCACATTTTTGCTATTTATTATTGATTATAAAACAGGGTATTTACCAGATGTACTCACGTTTCCATTCTTGTTCATGGGGGTGTTATATCAAGTTAGTTCGCCTGCGGGGAATGTCGTTTCGGCTATTTATGCCATTGCGATAGCTTACATTAGTATTCTCGCATTAACAGTGGTGATAGAAAAAGTTAAAAAACAACCACAAATGGGGCGAGGCGACTTTAAACTGATTGCTGGGTGCGCGGCATGGCTTGGTGTGATGAACTTACCTTATTTTTTAGGCTCAGCGGCTGGGCTAGGGCTATTACATTACAGTGTAAGCTATTGGGTATTACCTAAATTCAATGTTGTAAGTGGAAAATCGTATTTGAACAGTGGGAACAGTATGAATGTGGGAAGCCCAACGATTCCTTTTGGCCCTGCTATTTTGATGAGTGCGAGTATTTGGCTGTACTTATCACTTATTTCGTTATAA
- a CDS encoding DsbA family protein, with translation MNNITLHYIYDPYCGWCYAAAPLIEVAAKHPNIHIEMHGGGMLAGSSRLHLDDNFRQHIIQSDKRIASMTGQVFGDDYLKMLHEPNFVMDSAIPQTAILAATKQGKGLEMLKAIQKAHYISGRHINDTAVLLDLAQNIGLDVAQYTSDYAQCEQGETQSHIQGSKTLLAQSGASGFPTLLIQQQEQWLRVPLQNYLGAPEKWQQFLDTMVNAAK, from the coding sequence ATGAACAATATTACCCTACATTATATTTATGACCCTTATTGCGGCTGGTGCTATGCTGCTGCACCATTAATTGAAGTTGCCGCAAAACACCCAAACATTCATATCGAAATGCATGGTGGTGGCATGTTAGCGGGCAGCTCTCGACTGCATTTAGATGATAATTTTCGCCAACACATTATCCAATCAGATAAACGCATAGCGTCAATGACAGGGCAAGTTTTTGGTGACGATTACCTCAAAATGCTGCATGAACCTAACTTCGTTATGGACTCAGCAATACCGCAAACCGCGATATTAGCAGCAACAAAACAAGGTAAAGGCTTAGAAATGCTAAAAGCAATTCAAAAAGCCCACTATATTTCAGGTCGCCACATTAATGATACCGCTGTTCTCTTAGATTTAGCGCAGAACATTGGGCTAGATGTTGCTCAGTACACCAGCGATTATGCACAATGTGAGCAAGGTGAAACTCAGTCTCACATTCAAGGGAGTAAAACGTTGTTAGCGCAATCGGGTGCATCTGGCTTCCCTACATTGCTGATTCAGCAACAAGAACAGTGGCTGCGGGTTCCGTTGCAAAATTACCTCGGCGCACCTGAAAAATGGCAACAGTTCTTAGATACCATGGTTAATGCCGCTAAATAA
- a CDS encoding MBL fold metallo-hydrolase, translated as MKFTLLAATTLFATTMHMAQAEKLTLDVYNPGHNSVFPVSSEIISGPTEVVLIDAQFQNNDAQKLVDKIQKLNKKLTTIYISHSDPDYYFGLETLTKAFPEAKVVATAETVNAINATKDGKLAYWGGELKNEAPSHVIVPEVIKGNSFTVDGEKLEIKGLDGASPDRTYLWVPSLKAVVGGVLVYDNLHVWVADTQTEVSRKNWQQALESIKALKPETVVPGHFTGNSKFDIGTVTFTQQYLSDFERATKASKNSDELIKKIEIQYPNLDEKSSLELSAKVIKGEMQWPQ; from the coding sequence ATGAAATTCACCTTATTAGCAGCAACGACATTATTCGCAACAACAATGCATATGGCTCAGGCTGAAAAGCTAACATTGGATGTATATAACCCAGGCCATAACAGTGTTTTCCCAGTTTCTTCTGAAATTATTAGCGGCCCAACTGAAGTGGTTTTAATTGATGCTCAGTTTCAGAACAACGACGCACAGAAACTAGTCGATAAAATCCAAAAGCTGAATAAAAAATTAACCACCATTTATATTAGCCATTCAGACCCTGATTATTATTTCGGTTTAGAAACACTTACAAAAGCCTTCCCTGAAGCGAAAGTGGTTGCAACGGCCGAAACAGTCAACGCTATAAACGCTACTAAAGATGGCAAACTTGCCTACTGGGGCGGTGAATTAAAAAATGAAGCGCCAAGCCATGTAATTGTCCCTGAAGTCATTAAAGGAAACAGCTTTACTGTTGATGGTGAAAAATTAGAGATTAAAGGCCTTGATGGTGCATCACCAGACAGAACTTATCTGTGGGTACCCTCTTTAAAAGCGGTTGTGGGCGGCGTATTAGTATACGATAACCTCCATGTATGGGTAGCTGATACACAAACTGAAGTTTCACGCAAAAATTGGCAACAAGCTTTAGAAAGCATTAAAGCACTTAAACCCGAAACTGTTGTACCAGGGCATTTTACTGGCAATTCTAAGTTTGATATTGGCACTGTTACATTTACTCAGCAATATTTAAGCGACTTTGAAAGGGCAACAAAAGCAAGCAAAAACTCGGATGAACTGATTAAAAAAATAGAAATTCAATACCCTAATTTAGATGAAAAATCGAGCTTAGAGCTAAGTGCCAAAGTAATTAAAGGCGAAATGCAGTGGCCTCAATAA
- a CDS encoding LysR family transcriptional regulator → MDRLKAVEVFITIVESGSLSSAADKLDMSRAMVTRYLSEMEQWAGVRLLNRTTRRLSLTSAGEGVYQQSLQLNAISQTVPVQQEHDNQALSGLVRISCSQSIAQSALSIAMTEFMQQYPNMAIDMQISNKSVNLIEERIDLAIRITNQLEPSLIAKPLSTCYSVICASPRFLEGKKYPTKPEDLALLDCLTYNFFGRSLWAFEKAGEQHTVLVDGRLSANESVFIAEATLNGAGVSMQPYYSVAKYLDSGELIQLLPDYTPMPLGIYAVYTSRQKMPTSLRAVIDYLANWFSTSPYWLSLMQQGQR, encoded by the coding sequence ATGGATAGATTAAAAGCGGTAGAAGTGTTTATCACTATTGTGGAGAGTGGCAGCCTAAGTAGTGCGGCAGATAAGTTAGACATGTCTCGGGCGATGGTTACTCGCTATTTATCTGAGATGGAGCAATGGGCGGGGGTTCGGTTATTAAACCGTACAACAAGGCGGCTCAGTTTAACCTCGGCGGGTGAAGGGGTTTACCAACAATCATTACAGCTAAATGCGATTTCACAAACTGTCCCTGTGCAGCAAGAGCATGATAACCAAGCACTATCGGGGCTTGTGCGTATTAGTTGCTCACAATCTATTGCACAAAGTGCACTTTCCATTGCAATGACCGAGTTTATGCAACAGTACCCCAATATGGCGATTGATATGCAAATATCGAATAAATCAGTGAACCTTATTGAGGAAAGAATTGATTTAGCGATCCGTATTACGAACCAACTAGAGCCAAGCCTGATTGCTAAGCCGCTTTCAACCTGCTATTCCGTGATCTGTGCATCTCCCCGTTTTTTGGAAGGGAAAAAGTACCCGACAAAACCAGAGGATTTAGCATTACTGGATTGTTTAACTTATAACTTCTTTGGGCGTAGTTTATGGGCATTTGAAAAAGCGGGGGAGCAACACACGGTGTTAGTGGATGGAAGGCTGAGTGCCAATGAATCCGTTTTTATCGCCGAAGCGACCTTAAATGGAGCCGGGGTTTCTATGCAGCCTTATTATTCAGTGGCAAAGTATTTGGATTCAGGTGAATTAATCCAATTATTACCTGATTACACACCAATGCCATTAGGTATTTACGCCGTCTATACTAGTCGACAAAAAATGCCGACCTCACTACGTGCAGTGATTGATTACCTTGCTAACTGGTTTAGTACTTCACCGTACTGGTTATCACTGATGCAGCAAGGCCAACGCTAA